The Cryptosporangium phraense region CTCCCGTTCGCTGATCACGCACACGCTGCACGGAGGCACCGGACCGCATCCGACCGCGCTGACCGACATCGCCGCCGCGCCGCTGGGGCTGTCGTAGGCCGGTGGTGGGCGACCGTGCTGGTCGCCCTGCTGGTCGTGGCCGGCTGCTCGGAGCCGGAACCGTCTGCTCCGCCCTCGCCGGTCTCGTCGGTCTCGCCGGTCTCCTCGGGGAAGTACTGGACGCCTGCGCCCGGGACCACCTGGCAGTGGCAGCTGTCCGGGACCGTCGACCGGTCGGTCGACGTCGCGGTCTACGACATCGACGGGTTCACGAACGGCGCCGACGTCGTGGCGTCGCTGCACGCGGCCGGCCGGAAGGTCATCTGCTACGTCAACGTCGGCGCGGCCGAGGACTTCCGGTCGGACTACCGGAAGTTCCCGGCCGCGGTGCTCGGAAAGGGCCTGGACGGCTGGCCGGGCGAGCGCTGGCTCGACGTCCGGCGCTGGGAGTCCTTGGAACCGATCATGTCGGCGCGGTTCGACATGTGCCGGACCAAGGGCTTCGACGCGATCGAGCCCGACAACGTCGACGGGTTCGCGAACGACAGCGGTTTTCCGCTGACTTCGGCCGACCAGTTGACCTACAACCGCCGGATCGCCGCGCTCGCCCACTCGCGTGGGCTCTCGATCGGGCTCAAGAACGACCTGGAGCAGGTGCCCGACCTGGTGAACGACTTCCAGTTCGCGGTCAACGAGGAGTGCCTCGCCTATGACGAGTGTTCCGAGCTGAAGCCTTTCGTCGACGCCGGCAAGGCGGTGTTCCACGTCGAGTACTCCGACGAACCCTGCCGGAAGACGACCCCGCCCGGCTTCAGCTCACTGCGCAAGAACCTCGAGCTCGACGCGTTCGTCAGGCCGTGTACGCCCCGGCGTTGAGGTCCTCCAGCAGCGTGGCGTGCGTGGGCTCCCAGCCGAGCCGCTCCCGGGTGAGCGTGTTCGAGGCGAGGATGTCGCCGCTGTAGACCATGCCGATGAACCCGAGCCGGGTCTGGGCCTCCTCGGCGGTGATCGACTCGGTCGGCACGCCCAGCTGGCGGCCGATCGCCTCGGCGATCTCCCGGGTGGGGACGCCTTCCTCGGCGATCGCGTGGACGATGCTGCCGGGCGCCGACTTCTCCAGCGCCAGCGCGACGGCCGTGGCCGCGTCGTCGCGGTGCACCGCGGCCCAGTGGTTGGCGCCGTCGCCGACGTATCCCGCCGCGCCCTGCTGCCGGGCCGCCTGGACGAGGTAGGCGATGAAGCCGTGGTCGCCGACGCCGTGCACGGTGGGCGCGAACCGTAGCGACACCGAACGGATGCCCCGGTCGGCGTAGCTCAGCGCGAGCTGCTCGCCGCCTCCGCGCGGCGCCTGGGGGCCGGAGAACGGGGTCGCGTCCTCCTCGGTGAGCACCTGGCCGGGCTTGATGAACGCCACCCCGGAGGCGAACAGGAACGGCTTGTCGGTGCCCGCGAGCACGTCGCCGAACATCTCGACCGCGGCCCGCTCGGTCGATCCGGCGGCGGCGAAGTCGTCGTGGTTGAAGGCCAGGTGGACGACGCCGTCGGCGGTCTCGGCGACCTTCCGCAGGCTGTCGAGGTCGTCGAGGTTGCCGCGGACGGCCTCCGCGCCCATCGCTTCGACCTTGGCGGCCCCCTCGTCCGTCCGGGCCAGGCCGACGACCTGGTGGCCGGCCTTGATCAGCTCGGGGACGACGCCGGAGGCGATCCAGCCGGACGCACCGGTGACAAAAACGCGCATGACTCTCTCCTAGCGATGTCAGTGGCTGACATCGACGCTACACCCTGATGTCAGGGACTGCCATCACTAGAATGGGTCCGTGGCGCGATGGGAACCCGGGGTCCGGGAACGGCTGTTGATGGCGGCACTCGACGCCTTCACCGAAGAGGGCTTCGAGCAGACGACGGTGGCCGGCCTGGCCGAGCGGGCCGGCGTCACCGAGCGGACGTTCTTCCGGCATTTCGCCGACAAGCGCGAGGTGCTGTTCCAGGGGTCGTCGGCGCTGCAGGACGGCGTGACCCAGGCCATCGCGGCGGCGCCGGACGGGCTCGACCTGATCGAGGTCGTCACCAGGGCGTTCGAGTCGGTCGGCCCGTTCTTCGCCGAGCGTCACGAGTTCGCCCGCCGCCGCGCCGCCGCGATCGCGTCCAACACCAGCCTGTTGGAGCGCGAGCTGCTCAAGCTGTCCGCGCTCAAGGCGGCCAACGCCGACGCCCTCCGCGCCCGGGGCGTCCCGGATGCCGACGCGGTGCTGGCCGCGGAGTTCGGCGCGGCGATCTTCCACGTCGGCTTTCAGCGCTGGGTAGACGATTCGACCGGCGTCGGCCTGGACCGGCACGTCCGGCAGGTGGCAGACGATTTGAAGGCGCTGATCACCAGGGGATGATCCCGTCGGCGTCCCCGCCCAGGAGCGATCGGTCACC contains the following coding sequences:
- a CDS encoding endo alpha-1,4 polygalactosaminidase, whose product is MLVALLVVAGCSEPEPSAPPSPVSSVSPVSSGKYWTPAPGTTWQWQLSGTVDRSVDVAVYDIDGFTNGADVVASLHAAGRKVICYVNVGAAEDFRSDYRKFPAAVLGKGLDGWPGERWLDVRRWESLEPIMSARFDMCRTKGFDAIEPDNVDGFANDSGFPLTSADQLTYNRRIAALAHSRGLSIGLKNDLEQVPDLVNDFQFAVNEECLAYDECSELKPFVDAGKAVFHVEYSDEPCRKTTPPGFSSLRKNLELDAFVRPCTPRR
- a CDS encoding TetR/AcrR family transcriptional regulator; the encoded protein is MARWEPGVRERLLMAALDAFTEEGFEQTTVAGLAERAGVTERTFFRHFADKREVLFQGSSALQDGVTQAIAAAPDGLDLIEVVTRAFESVGPFFAERHEFARRRAAAIASNTSLLERELLKLSALKAANADALRARGVPDADAVLAAEFGAAIFHVGFQRWVDDSTGVGLDRHVRQVADDLKALITRG
- a CDS encoding SDR family oxidoreductase; the protein is MRVFVTGASGWIASGVVPELIKAGHQVVGLARTDEGAAKVEAMGAEAVRGNLDDLDSLRKVAETADGVVHLAFNHDDFAAAGSTERAAVEMFGDVLAGTDKPFLFASGVAFIKPGQVLTEEDATPFSGPQAPRGGGEQLALSYADRGIRSVSLRFAPTVHGVGDHGFIAYLVQAARQQGAAGYVGDGANHWAAVHRDDAATAVALALEKSAPGSIVHAIAEEGVPTREIAEAIGRQLGVPTESITAEEAQTRLGFIGMVYSGDILASNTLTRERLGWEPTHATLLEDLNAGAYTA